In Lactuca sativa cultivar Salinas chromosome 5, Lsat_Salinas_v11, whole genome shotgun sequence, the DNA window cgacctgaatgtcatctaatgataccactgcctcctgatcTATAATGCACTTTCACAATTGTGAaacgtgaaaagtgttgtggatctgaccgAGCTCCTCCGGTAGCTCTAGTCTGTAAGCCACGTTGCCAACCCTGACAATAATcctaaatggcccaatataccggggacccaatttcccccatcttcctgaagcggatcatacccttccagggcgagactttcaggagtaccatgtcccCAACTTGGAACTCTAACTCAGACCAGcgtctgtcggcgtaactcttctgccgactctgagggGTCTGTATTCGCTGCCTAATCTgttgaatcttctcggtagtctgcaagactacCTCTGTCCGTCCCATCACCCTATGTCCGACttcaccccaacaaaccggggtgcgacatctcctcgcatacaacagctcgaaaggcggggcgccaaggttggaatgataactgttgttgtaggcgaactctgtaAGGGGTAGAtgagaatcccaactcccactgaaGTCAATAacacacgccctcaacatgtcctcgagggtTTGTATGGTCCGCttgctctgaccatcggtctgcggatgatatGTTGTTGTAAAATGCAGCCACGTGCCCAATTACTCGTGGAACTTTTGCCAGAAATAggaggtaaatctaacatctCGATCATAAAAAATGATATGTGTAAGAATCaaaattaaaattgtttttatatgcttttgttTTTAAGTTTTGGTTTTGCCCCCGTAAGTCTATGCTCGTATTCCGTCCCTAATAACGAAATTATAGAAATGATCtgtgtaagaaaataattatagtaacgttagtTTGTGTAAGACAATTGCAAAAACGATATCTGTGTAATAAGGATATTATAGAGTTGGTCATTATAATAGCAATAATGGTCCTAATGAAATACAGTACTAAAATTATAGAAATAGTTTCTCAATAACATTATAGTATATAAATATGTCAAAGATATAAGACCTCACCCCAAAAGAATCATCCGCGCTAGTTAAAAATACTTCCCAAATATATCTTTATCATTCAGATCCAAGCGTTTGATTTGACACTTGTAAGTTGTAACAACCAAATTTCAAGATTTATTTACTAAACCACCGTTAGGTGATAATTGTATGTGGTAAAATGGACCAATCCGATACCACAGGCCTCCAAACGAGTAAATAGTTAAATTGGGAGATTGTCTCAGTGACCAgcctaatatattttttttttaattagtgattaatatattaactaAAACGAAAAAATCTATTTTCCAAATgggaagtgattcgtacacaatAGTTTTTTGCCATACACAATAATTCATGGattatatagttgtacaatataacattttaaaacatcaATTGTTGTGTACAAATTATATCTCATGTTCCAAATactacaaaattttaaatgaatatAATTTGGAAGATTATAAACATTTTCGTATACTTTAAACGACTTTAACATCGTAGAACCAAATGAGTTTGTTTCACTTTTTAACAACTCTTTAACTTCATttctatattaaaaaaaaatatatctatAATTGACTAGGAAAGACACTAAACAACCTGTCACCCACTAATTACTTTATGTGAAATGGAAGAAATTAGCTTGAACCAAGCCTAACAATGCCTCCATAGAAAACTTGCTTTAgattaaagaaataaatcaagTGTCTTCTCCCCCATCAAACTATACTACCAGCAGTTGCTGCTGCTCGTCCTCTTGCTGGGTGGCATGCACAACACCCACCTAAAACGACGTTCCAGCTATATAGCAATCAATCAGGTCATAATCCATATATAAGCTTGCGTTGGCTAGTCATCTCCCATCTCAATCTCACTGCAATTAACCATCTAGCTACCACACACACAATCAAACACAACTAATCAAGATGGAGGGTAGCTGGGTTCGAGCTTTAATGGTGGTCGGGTTCTTCTTCCCATTGTTAGTTCAAGGTCGACTTCGACACTACAAGTTTAATGTGAGTAGTCTTTTTGTTTTAAACAATCATTAAAAACTCACATCGTGATAGTCAAAAAATTTCAAGAATATATAACATATCCTGATATCCTGCATGCATGCATAGTAATTAATGCACTACAAGAACCTGACCTTTTCCAACGAGATCTTTAGCGACACATTGAATGTGACAACATTTCAGTCACTGATGATCATCAAAATATTCTGAAAATTCCAACTTTCTGCATCTGACATGTCGGAGTTGTAGGTTGGGGGATAAAAATCACAACCAAGATTTCATGTCTCGGGAATTCTGGATATAAAATAAAGAATTacatttatataacattataacATAAAGAATTACAAAAAGGTTCATGATGTAAGATCCTATGTAGGTGGTTACAAAGAACGCAAACCGTTTATGCTCAAGCAAGCCGATCGTGACAGTTAATGGACGTTTCCCTGGACCCACTCTTTATGCTCGAGAGGGTGATAATGTGCTTGTAAAAGTTGTCAACCATGTCAAATATAACGTCTCCATCCACTGGTATATATGGTTTCATATACAAACTTTCGGTTTATATTTGCACATATATACATTTACCTGAAAATGAGAATCATGGGGTTTTTGTTTATTCTtgattgttttgaaaatgaaGGCATGGAATTCGACAACTACGTACAGGATGGGCCGATGGCCCAGCATATATAACACAATGCCCGATCCAGCCCGGGCAGCACTTCGTGTATAACTTCACCATTACCGGGCAACGAGGCACACTTCTTTGGCATGCTCATATTCTCTGGCTAAGAGCTACTGTCCATGGCGCCATTGTCATCTTACCTAAACTTGGTGTTCCTTATCCATTTCCCAAACCACATATGGAACAAGTCGTGATTTTAGGTGAAACTTGAGTACAAAATTTGATCATTAATTAATATATAGCTttgaattatatttatgattcatTTGACCTTTGTGGGGTTTCATGGATAATGTAGGTGAATGGTGGAAATCAGATACCGAAGCAGTGATCAACCAAGCGTTGAAATCTGGCTTGGCGCCAAACATCTCAGATGCCCATACTATCAATGGTCATCCAGGACGAATCCATGGTTGTCAGACACAAGGTCCAATTTCTTTATTTTGATGCCtaatttgatcttatatatataatcGATCTGCATGCATGTCTTTTAAAGCTGGTTTACGTACTTTGTTGTTGTGTAATATAGGAGGGTTTCATTTGAGTGTTGAAAAAGGAAAATCTTACATGCTACGTATAATCAACGCTGCACTCAACGAAGAACTGTTCTTTAAGATCGCCGGCCACCAGCTTACGGTGGTGGAAGTTGATGCCGTCTATGTCAAACCATTCAAAACCAGTACAATAGTCATCGCACCAGGTCAAACCACCAACGTCATAATCACCGCCGACAAGAACTCCGGTAAATATATGATGATTGCTTCCCCATTCATGGACTCACCTATTGCCGTTGACAACAAAACTGCCACCGCCACCATCCACTACACCGGCACCCCTTCCTCTTCCCCTACCACCCTAGCCACCCCACCACCGCAAAACGCCACCGCAGTAGCGAACAGCTTTATAGATTCACTCCGTAGTTTGAATTCCAAAAAGTATCCAGCCAAAGTGCCATTGAAAATCGATCACTCCTTGTATTTCACAGTCGGTCTTGGCATCAACCCATGTCCGACATGCAAAGCAGGTAATGGAAGTCGAGTTGTGGCGGGTGTAAACAATGTTACATTCGTTATGCCAACTACAGCTCTTCTTCAAGCACATTACTTCAAAACGAAAGGAGTCTTCACTACTGATTTTCCATCTAACCCACCTACCGTTTTCAATTATACCGGAAGTACCCCGCCGGCGAACATGGCTACAAGTAATGGGACTAAGCTTTATCGGGTAAAGTACAACTCTACTATTCAATTAGTGCTACAAGACACGAGTATTATTGCTGCGGAGAATCACCCGATTCATCTTCATGGGTTCAACTTCTTTGCTGTGGGTAAGGGAATCGGGAATTATAACTCGAAGAAAGACCAGAAAAAGTTTAACCTTGTTGACCCTGTTGAGAGGAATACGATTGGTGTGCCTTCCGGTGGTTGGGTTGCTATTCGATTTCGAGCAGATAATCCAGGTGTGTGGTTCTTGCATTGTCATTTGGAAGTGCATACAACTTGGGGGTTAAAAATGGCTTTTCTGGTGGAGAATGGGAAGGGGCCAAATCAGTCGCTTTTGCCACCTCCAAAGGATCTACCAAAATGTTAGAGAGATTTAAGGGATTTATTTTTTAAGATTTACAACAATTTTTCAAGTGAAATTTATGTATTGGTTattttagaattaaagatatatCTTTTTTGTTTGAAAAGATTAACAATGTGATATCCCGATTTTTGATATGTAAgcttttttaaataattacaagtatttgttttttgaaaaattggTCAATAGAACTCATACTctacattttattttatataaattctaGTCAAAATGAAAGAACAAAACCACacttaaacataaaattatagtAAAAATTTCATAAATCTTAGTCAAAAAGTTAGActtttattgaaaaataaaatacaaaatcgCAGGTCAAAAAGTCAGAGAGGAGGAAATCAAAGATGGCTCTATGCCATCAGTGATTTGATAGAAATTTGGGATAATAAAAGGTTCGGAAATTCTGAGAATCGTGTGTACACTTTCAGCTTAAAGTATTTGGATGGTACTCCCAACCTTTAATCAGATAAGACTCAGAAGAGTTTTAAGAACAAAGaatatgaagttatgattttcatgATTGTTATTGTACCAGGAAAACGATGACCAAAATGATATTTCATTTGTTTGAAAAACTATCAATGCAGTTTTCTTTGTCCAGAAACTATTACAACTATTAAAAGCAGTTTATAACAGTCATAAACTGTCACTAAAACTGGATCATTAATAAGGGTCAAAATGAAGTCAAAAATCGGGTTCATTTACAGAaaatttagatttctaaggcatttttttatatagctttgCCCCTTGGACCCTagtgggatgtcaagtccaccaagcaaattacaccatttgtttgcaaaaggggtatcgatcctcggagAAATGGTtatattcaatcaccaatgcaatccaatagaattagtgtaaataaactaactaactacaattaaactaaaaggggggggggggggggggtattatgattgcttgaaaactaaaagacttgaataactaaaaatcttgcaattaagcaagatggtgagatgctcaaatattggagagaaTTGGTTAACCAAGACAATTCAACGCAATGAACagttgtgtgtttatcattaggattcaatatgaagcttatcattcattccaaattggttatagcaatcatgaagcatgatatgttaagattcctcataggtagtatggaggttggggaaacccacaacacaccttcttaatcaaaatcaaggtTTCAATTGAAGAAATTGAACCCAagaagttgattagccttaagaatgaaggaatccccaattcctagaggatgtcaatgcttacacatccataaagaaGTCAtaattcataagctagagatgatttctaccatcataaagcccttgttctaagtaaattcaattattcaatgctaaaccaaagaaataaatCAACAATTGCCCATTCAAGTACCAAGCTCGTGGtcaaagtattaaacaagcataagaaatatgaactagaatcataaacataagataaatgaCAATTAAGCATGAATActtcaaaacccaaaaatatcaaagggttttagccaaaattaaccaaaataaaaaaaactagccactcatggcaacaaaataacaatcacaaaagtaTAATTGCATCAAGAAACTACCAATTATTTAGAAAGGTGAGAAGAATGAGTATCAAGCTCCAAAAATCACCTCTAATGGTCTCTAATGGTGTCAAATCGAGTGTGTGTTACTAGACCTAACCCCCAAAGTAAATGGtgagcaaaatgaccaaaatgcccaaaagtGTGCAGTTGTGCgggtgtaacgctctaaaaatttcaaccaatttaaacttttcaaaaacaattcgggttcataaagttattacaaaaaggttttcaatacaattattatcagagtcttcccagaaccacatcataaaacaaaatcatgaggagcggtacgatcacgcctttgccttgccacggtctcatGAAGAACcgaaaaaacattaaaccacaactgtaagcccgaaagcttagtgagatacccccaaaataccaaccacatataccatacacgcacaacatgccatatcataacagaacacataaCAGCCATgtacttcgggtctactgtgagactggtccgccgcaccggccaacagtgcacctggtccaccctccgagtctagccatatatatcgagtctacagtgtgattggtccacccgtgccgggccttcaatccacctggtccactttctgagtctacaatatgactggtccgcccgcactgggccttcagtcggtctggtccactctctgagcctcggcacatctggtccgccctcttggggcctacagcctatctggaccgctcgctgggccttcgggataaccggtccgccctgggtatgttggcctacaacacaaagcaggacccgcctcaacccaaaccccagtccaacaaccatgtgcacataaacattcaatcatataacaattcacattcaatcaagccgatctagcagatcacataacatatcatcatcctaaccaggataccgacctaaccggtcactagcatagcatcaccctagctaccaggatgcaaacatatcaaagcaataacatcacaacgatacccggatcacaatccgataaagggccgaccttggtgccttagaccctgttgatatagtgaggataactcacctcgcaactgccgaccgaaaaataagaccaagatgctccgaccactgttacgatctccaccactagccaataCCAGCACTGAACttaaaacaaatgccaacaattaccaaaatgccgcTGGAAGACaaatggtcaacccttggtcaaagtcaaagtcaacctcctgactgactctactcgccgagtcaacccgatgacttgccgagtccccatgctcagaacttccccaatctgcgactcaactcgccgagtcaccccgagactcgccgagtctcacaaCTCTGGGTCCCCTCGCTCTCAACTCACCGATtcctcccttgactcgccgattcatggctcaaccagaagaaggttaggacctcacgaccagactcgccgagtccaaggctatcttcaacctactcgccgagttgtgatGGTTTAAgcaataagaacatcctatatggtcatacaaaccctaatgcttggatctaggtttctctattgtacatgcaactcatccaagactttaaaccctagatctagcatatgataatcaatattaacataaaaatgggtttaagatattaccttgattattatgtagcaataacaatctcaaatcctccttgtaatgactttagaaagcttagagtcacaaatgtcactcctctaatggttcacaaacaccaagagcaagaggatgaagaatgagaagagaaggaggctgcccaaaacgtgtgaaaaccctaaggaACATGTCCACCATGTTTtaggggcttaagggtcctttatatacatgtaggctattagggttttgaactaggaaaccctaaaccGACTACTTAAGCGCTAAGTAGCCCATGGACCcttctttaataagccttggacgatttctaatgggtttccccatagaattcatccaaccttatattataaggtaatccatagcccaattgcaattatcttataattacaatttcagtcccttaagtttaattaatctcttttaaccacgaaactaattaccaattaattcttgactaatattaattaaacaatatgatttctcctttaatatattattcttatattatattaataaatcataattaatcctttctctccataattcatcctatcaagttgctttggtgaaggcaacccaaaaggaccatgcaccatcgggtcaagtacataccaaaatagttatggacttagacactaatccaacagtttcccacttggataagtctaacaattattatgtgtatgacttcagatcctgatctgcaatcgtagctttctaaagccgctgtcaactctgatcctatcagatacgcgtgtcctttagataagggatcatatattcctccattctagatatcgtatagatatgagacatgaacttaatcattctctctatatcatttcccgatttccgatttatgacgactgacaacagactacaattgaaacatcaatttagtcccggctcggccaagcacttaggtaccatcactaaatcatcgaggggcccacatatatcgcttttatcctactttggataaaaggaacggataaactttgattcagtgcttgcttgcactcacttaccgaattacacacaacaatatgttttataacaccaagttactggtgcgtttacatattatcaatgtgcaaccgacttgcaagatacaactcacacatctcggtttcaagaatataagatgttatcgtctcaccaatcattcgtgatacaattcatgaagtgatccaagtgagcgtgggtttaatccaatgctcaaatcatattcataagcactcatgaacgttgcagcaaacatttgcttatgtccaaAACTCTTtatacaatccacacaccaattcacgatagtattcattcatatctacttccaacatatgaacgactgtagtccgttcgaataatttgactgttctgaatcaattaaattattcaggaagtcaaaacatgcaaagtaaaacacaagaataataataATCCCATATGACCTTAAacctttaagtataaataaaacaccttttatttatcaccatatcgattactcattatttgttgtttcgggtaatcaacttcttacttgaattataactacacttgtctcatgctcttagcatgcacacaatgctaacatatggtccttactttgtgaaatagatcaaatgaacacatttccaatcatactcatttcacaactcccaatccatatcataagtataagaatatcacattcttgccacttatagaatatgttagattctaacattttatgcaatgattcttttgtaatgtcactgcactaaggtcacaatgactattgccaatgcattacaaagctctctatcggaaattgttacatgACAATTcgatagatgtgatgtctctcactcaaagtacattcctttgaacatccttcttgcataaatgtaacaacggaaattttttaaacaaaattttcatttcaaaataaagtgtttcatccaaaacaaggcataaacattcaacgtgtcatatcataatacaaatcatatgaatcccaagatcataaatcatctatcagtgtgtacagatcacgctgacgccttcccacggtcctcgctagcacctgaaacacatacacaacaactgtaagcataaatgcttagtgagttccccaaaatacaacttccgcacatacgcctttccaggccctgaccttccggtccatgtgtctcaggggacttccgtccctgctgggtaaaccttccggtcctacccagcCGACCCTTCGGTCCATATTACaacgccttccagcccataatataatcgccttccggccgataacataatgccttccggcccacattaagcatatcatacatagcacgtataacaattaacaTATCACATttagcacatatgtctcatatcatatctgaccttccggtcacacaatcaaacccttccgggtacagtatagtgataagactcacctcgcgaatatcgatagctatcaaatcccggaatcactcgtgctcgatcctccgagctacaatctccctataatatcatacatctcttattaacacttttatcttctaagtttgactatccctaagaagtcaaacacaggtcaactctggtcaacggtcaactttgatcggactcggcgagtgcacaagggcgactcggcgagtctagatgttttcaccaactctctaggattcccttcttacatgtagagtacttcccttgactcgacgagttccacctgggagaatcgtggggccaccccgactcaactcgccgagtctcaagaacaactcggcgagtcccagctcgactcagtccacctgtcaaccctctctaactcgccctgactcactgagtcaacccatgactcgactggatcactcactggccggtccaaggcaatcttcaagctactcgccgagtctgctcatcggactcggcgagtccatgccatgcaatcactcaaactcgcttctaaggtcagatctgttccatcaattcatagatctggccttcctagactgattcaccacgtaaagccccaaacttggtgcacgtacaacctctatatgaccatatatgaaggattatcaacaaatatcactactcaaggtcataacctccattgctctccataaagcttgatgaatgaggctctctggacctctatggatccagatccaaagcctcatcactagcaagggactatttggccatccaatcaacccaacaaaggtcacaagaaaccctaaaaccaaatatacttcacaaaacagaagatgagccgaaatcatacctttagatcgaagatctaagcttcaaatccacagaatagcaacctcctttgcctcctcttggctagaacctccctcttctttgctaaacaacacacaaaggtcaagaaatgcttcctttctctctcaaatcgctaaa includes these proteins:
- the LOC111891737 gene encoding laccase-4, whose amino-acid sequence is MEGSWVRALMVVGFFFPLLVQGRLRHYKFNVVTKNANRLCSSKPIVTVNGRFPGPTLYAREGDNVLVKVVNHVKYNVSIHWHGIRQLRTGWADGPAYITQCPIQPGQHFVYNFTITGQRGTLLWHAHILWLRATVHGAIVILPKLGVPYPFPKPHMEQVVILGEWWKSDTEAVINQALKSGLAPNISDAHTINGHPGRIHGCQTQGGFHLSVEKGKSYMLRIINAALNEELFFKIAGHQLTVVEVDAVYVKPFKTSTIVIAPGQTTNVIITADKNSGKYMMIASPFMDSPIAVDNKTATATIHYTGTPSSSPTTLATPPPQNATAVANSFIDSLRSLNSKKYPAKVPLKIDHSLYFTVGLGINPCPTCKAGNGSRVVAGVNNVTFVMPTTALLQAHYFKTKGVFTTDFPSNPPTVFNYTGSTPPANMATSNGTKLYRVKYNSTIQLVLQDTSIIAAENHPIHLHGFNFFAVGKGIGNYNSKKDQKKFNLVDPVERNTIGVPSGGWVAIRFRADNPGVWFLHCHLEVHTTWGLKMAFLVENGKGPNQSLLPPPKDLPKC